ATCAGACTGAAATCACGGGGAAACTTTCTACTGCTAATACTTTGCTGCACTTTTTTATGTTTCACGCCATGCAAATTGTTCAACATACTGTTCTTGATTACCTTTCaaaattgtctttttttttttctgccaatggtattttcttgtttttgttgtcaATAAGAAATATCTTCAGGAGAACCAAACAGTATCACAAAAGTTTCAAGTCCATTTGGATTTTGCATGGGCTCAAATATCAAATCCCACACACCCTTGCTGGCTGCCCACTGTTTTATTTTACAGGCAATGCACAAAATGAAGGGACATGTTAAAGACGGGTTCCTTAGTCCATTGCTTCAACCTGAAAGTAAGTCCTAGCCATAGCGTGTTTGTTATTGCACCTTTAATGTAATGCATGTTATTTGTGGTTGCCTTTATAGAAACGTATCAGCCTTAGGCAAGTGCCTCCCTTTATATTGAGATGCAATTTGATGGGCCTTCATATTTATTTGAATTCTTTGTTGTTGAAGCTAAATGTTTGTTCTATATTAAGATGCAGGTTCTACTGCAGATATGAAAACACCAAAAAGGACTCGGAAGGGCTTTTCACACTACAAAGTACAGAGTTGCATGTAATATATACCAATCTCcagaaaaaataatgcattACATAATGGTCTGTTGCATTTAACTATAATTGTTTTGTGGGTTTCATTATGATTTAGTTAAAGAGCTTTACTTGTTGATTAATTGCTCCTTTAATCATACAACCATGTAAACACAATCTGAGATGTTTTTATAACATGTAAGGGCTGCTGATGATGGCATTCATTTCCATCTTTAGAGTAAACTCATTGCAAGATTCATGTAACCAAAACTTGATGTACCTCTGAacctgtatttcttttttacatGTCGAttgtttttcaaaaaaaaaaactgactatacccttttttttataaagtgaTAGTTTGTTTATCACTGTTCTGATAAAGGCTGAAATTGTTTAATTAAATCAGTGTTAGTCaattgcgggtgtgtgtgtacaagtgggTCATCACTTGTAACCAGGAAAAGGGTTTTATTGAAGTTATTCTTTTTCATTTAGTTGATTCAGTTAGTTTAGTTAGTTCACATTGAGAAAAGCTCACAAAAGGATAAGGCCTGTACCGTTGGACTCCTTGGAGGCTTTCATATGACATCGTATGCACGTTAGCGTTCAGCTTCTACCGGTTATGTAGGAAGCACCAAGCTCTGGCAGTATAAATGGTCGGAAAACAATAATTCTAGCCAATCAGATAcgatttttaaaatggtgtgcatgtttgcacttattaaaacatattttcaacctcactttgcactacagcactcaccgcattttctagttttactttacttcatttgcttaattgtttttttccaaatggCATTATGGATGGTTTTGaaaatatttattcattcagttgTTACATTGCATGGAAAAAACAGAcagaaatgtatatatatatatatattaaaaaaaaatactacgCAAAACAAAACCTCTAGAGATCTTCACTGGCCCCTGGTCTTGAAGGTTTGCGCTGGTCAttttctacaactttcaaacaCTCGTCGGAGAACTCGACAAACAGCGGCTCCTGCATGGCGGCTTTCATCATTTCGTCTTTATTCGCCGCGGAGTCGATGGAGCGCAATAACTGTCTCAGGTGGGGGTTACGCAGAAGGCCTCTCAGCTCCTCCGACTGGCCTGGAGAAGGGCAGAAGTCACAGGATTGAACACCTAGCAGCAGCCAAAGTGATAGCTTAAAGGCTCTTGCTTTGTCTTTTGAGTTACAGTTAATAGGTTGAAACTAAATAATGTTTTATGTGATCTGAAACGCAAAAGGTTTGACACTTTACTTGATGAGTCTCAAACTTATTTATTAAGTAGGCCTATCGTGACACAATTTGATAATTCATATTTCCTTTTCAGATGATTTGCAGTTTAAATCATCAAATTAATCATTTGTTTGCTAATAGACAGCAAAACCCCATCTCATGTGTCTTTCTACAGGTCAATGGGTCATTCTACACTCTTACTCAGCAGTTGAAGTTTCTGCAAGGGAACTTTGTCGATATAATCCTCTTCCTTCTGGAGGATGTCATCCACGTTCCACGGTTCTactgaaacaaaataaaagtcaaAATGTGGCAGGTTAAGTGCAGAAAGTATGTTATATTAACAAGTAACAATGTGTTTGACAGATGAATCCATATTACAACATATATAATTTTACATGGAGACCAGCTCTGTTAAGAGCAAAGAACTGTACATTGTAGTCTTTGTTATTAAatcaattataaatatgtagcGGTCTATCTTGGCCCACAAGGCCACTGAACATGATCTGTCAATTTCAAGTTGAAGATCTCCAAGACTTTCCATACcgtctgtgtttgtttcaggGGTAACAGGGGCTGGCCGTTCAACACGAATGCAACTGTCTGAAAAGAGAACGATACGTTTAAAAAGGTACGTTTCGGGATAAAAGGAACACATCCATTATGGGTCCATACTTTGATTGTAATTATGTACTCATAGTTAAAATAAAGCGCTTTATTGGAAATAGATATTAGGAATTCTTACCCTTATGTGTCTTATAGCAGCCAAGCGAACAACTTCGTGAATGAAGAAAGCAAAAAGAAGTCATTAGTTTTAGTAGTATTGTTGTCAACAAAGCGACTCTCAATACATTGTAACTGCCCTGGCATGTTATATTAACGTATGGATAACATAATGACACTTTGGATAATGGTTATAACTAAAATGCAACGTGCAACTGTCTCGCAACATTTGATCAGTAACAAAACACGCGTCACGATTCTACACCAGCCGGAACGTTTCACCTTTACCTTGCTTTATTACATCATTCACGGACCGTAATAACGTAACACCAAACAGGCACGTGGTTATAGAGCGGTCTATTCCAATCAAGTCACTTTCGGGGTAGGCTACAGTCTCATTTTCCTAAATagctaatataaatatattgcgTTTATAACATGAAACTACAAAAGTTGAGTCTTAATGTCATCACTGAAATTAGCTCGGTTAGCTTGGGCTGGACGAGGACTAAGAAGGTACTTACTATCTGATTTGGCAGGTTGGGCATCTATATTTTGATGGCTCGTCTCGGCAAACATTGCAGATCTGCATGTTGACGTGGATACTGGATAGTTTATTTGTTCCTGATTGTATATTTTCGCCgattaattgtatttttcctCTAGTAGGTCCACCACTTCCTGATCTGTCTGGTTTGAGACGGTGAAAAAATAACATCCGCCGACACAAtttcttcaaagtaaaagtcggGCCACGCTTGTGTGATTTTCTGTTTGTTAATAGTACATTGTCGTTACGGGATTGGACGTTCATGATAATCTGGGAaaatctataataataataataataatacaagcCTAATAGCGGTATGCAGCTGGTgctatagataatatataggTCTAAAATAAGCCAAATGGAAGCAGCTAGTAATAAACATTATCATTAATAGTAGTAATAAACATCTTTGGTGAATGTAGGGAGGGATGTCTTTACATTTCAACCAAGTAAAAGAATTATGATAAAATACATGATATTCAAATGTGACATAGCTATAGTGTAGATCCAAATATGACCTataccatacacaaaaaaaaacattgagctgtcagttattttattatctctTTTTATTAAACATTATATGCATCTACTGTCATCGTACACCACAATTGTACGTCTGtattgctatatatatatatatatagcttctatcctctttaacacacacacacacacacacacactcacactcacactcacacaccacgcGCGCGCGCGGTTGTATTGGGACGAGCTTTAACTCAACCGAACTATTTCCGCGCTGCTGTAACTGGAGGGGAGGCCTAGTTAACAGGGGCAGAATGTAGACAGGAGTATTTCGTGGTGAGCAGTCCGGGTTCACTGGGTCAACACGGGGTCAAACCTTGGGCAATGGTCAACTTTGGAAACACAACAGGGATCTGCATGGAATAtggagaaaaaaacataagcttTCTATCTAAATTGATAAATAAATGACAATTGTTTTGTTGGGCAACAATAAACCTAGCAGTGTTGCTTTTTTGTAACTGTTTTTCAATTAATATATAGTTTGAATTCACTGAAGACAAAAGGTTTCAAAGGAATTGACAAGCTATTACATACATACTTTGGCCTAATCTGAATCGGCAGTAGGCCTCAATGATTTAAAGTCCTGTTTACACAATAGTTATTACGTTTCGGATTTGTCGCAAGAGGAATGTACCTTAGAGGCAAGTGTCACCTAATGTTTTAAAACGGTAAGTAACGGAATGTTATTCAGTGATATAGTCTTCTGTAGCACGTATGATGTTCAACTGTtctccaaaacaacaacattgcaGTACTGACATATTGTATCGTACCTGTAGACATTTCAACAAGTGGCGATCTTTGGGGTTTTGCGGTTAATTTCGGTGTTGTGGTATTTCTCAGCAATCTTCCTCTCATGGCCAGCAGGGCAATGGCGATTCGTGTTCAGCTCTATTTCCTTCTTTGTTCTCCCTTTACCCCGAGCATGACAGGAGTATTCCACGAGGTTGTAATATTCGTATTGATCATAGTGTGCTTCTTCAAAGGAAGCCAGGTGTTCAATATCGGTCGCCATGAGGAGAGAATTGCAGCAAACAGCAGTTGTCCCGATGAATTCCAGACAGCAAGTAAACAGATGATGTCACCCAGTGTTTATATCCATCCAGTCACATGATCACTGCTGCGACGACATAGACGACGCATCCATGCAACAGTTACCCAGTTATTGAAAACCTGCAGAAACAATCTTAACAATAACCTGAAACACCGAGCTTCAATTCAATAGGCAATACATATGCATATTGTTTCTTC
The Gadus morhua chromosome 7, gadMor3.0, whole genome shotgun sequence DNA segment above includes these coding regions:
- the znhit3 gene encoding zinc finger HIT domain-containing protein 3 isoform X1; protein product: MLFFHRLKPDRSGSGGPTRGKIQLIGENIQSGTNKLSSIHVNMQICNVCRDEPSKYRCPTCQIRYCSLGCYKTHKDSCIRVERPAPVTPETNTDVEPWNVDDILQKEEDYIDKVPLQKLQLLSQSEELRGLLRNPHLRQLLRSIDSAANKDEMMKAAMQEPLFVEFSDECLKVVENDQRKPSRPGASEDL
- the znhit3 gene encoding zinc finger HIT domain-containing protein 3 isoform X2 — its product is MLFFHRLKPDRSGSGGPTRGKIQLIGENIQSGTNKLSSIHVNMQICNVCRDEPSKYRCPTCQIRYCSLGCYKTHKDSCIRVERPAPVTPETNTDEPWNVDDILQKEEDYIDKVPLQKLQLLSQSEELRGLLRNPHLRQLLRSIDSAANKDEMMKAAMQEPLFVEFSDECLKVVENDQRKPSRPGASEDL